A genomic segment from Alistipes senegalensis JC50 encodes:
- a CDS encoding BamA/TamA family outer membrane protein — protein sequence MVRRIVVLILVLSGSLLTGRAQEGTRVADGDTLHYTYTPLPQEAPRRKPFLRRVVDYFGESTTDKTFEKKIDFTFAGGPSYSKNTSFGIGLLAAGLFRLDRTDSITAPSDISIFANVSVSGFYALGVTGNTIFSHNKRRLNYTVMFASAPRSFWGIGYDAGRHNPESTYSEKRYLVEGRYLHEFLPHTYVGGLVSFEHTRGLKFSKQEYLHGEKLHYTATGIGAILEYDSRDFIPNPFRGLYVSFQETLFPKGLGNCGKTLWRTTFTADAYQRVWKDGILAADLYAVFNTDGTPWPMLARLGGSQRMRGYYQGRYTDNDMITLQIELRQRIWRRIGCAVWGGAGNVFPSLGEFDWSQTLPNYGIGFRWELKKRVNVRLDYGFGKKTSGFLLSINEAF from the coding sequence ATGGTGCGCAGAATCGTTGTCCTGATCCTCGTGCTCTCAGGTTCGCTCCTCACGGGGCGGGCCCAGGAGGGCACCCGTGTTGCAGACGGCGACACGCTGCACTACACCTACACCCCGCTGCCGCAGGAGGCTCCCCGAAGGAAACCTTTCCTGCGCCGCGTAGTCGATTACTTCGGAGAATCGACCACCGACAAGACCTTCGAAAAGAAGATCGACTTCACCTTCGCCGGAGGCCCCAGCTATTCGAAGAACACGAGCTTCGGCATCGGTCTGCTGGCGGCGGGACTGTTCCGCCTCGACCGTACGGATTCGATCACGGCGCCGTCGGACATCTCGATCTTCGCCAACGTTTCGGTGTCGGGGTTCTATGCGCTGGGCGTGACGGGAAACACCATTTTCTCGCACAACAAACGCCGTCTGAACTATACGGTGATGTTCGCCTCGGCGCCCCGCAGTTTCTGGGGCATCGGCTATGATGCGGGGCGCCACAATCCCGAAAGCACCTATTCCGAAAAACGCTATCTGGTCGAAGGGCGCTATCTGCACGAGTTCCTGCCCCATACCTATGTCGGCGGACTGGTGAGTTTCGAACACACGCGGGGTCTGAAATTCTCCAAGCAGGAGTATCTGCACGGAGAAAAGCTGCATTATACGGCGACGGGCATCGGAGCGATCCTCGAATACGATTCGCGCGACTTCATTCCCAATCCGTTCCGGGGTCTCTACGTGAGTTTTCAGGAGACGCTTTTCCCGAAGGGGCTCGGAAACTGCGGCAAAACGCTGTGGCGCACGACTTTCACGGCCGATGCCTACCAGCGGGTGTGGAAAGACGGCATCCTCGCCGCCGACCTCTACGCGGTGTTCAACACCGACGGCACGCCGTGGCCGATGCTCGCCCGGCTGGGCGGCAGCCAGCGGATGCGCGGCTATTACCAGGGCCGCTATACGGACAACGACATGATCACCTTGCAGATCGAACTGCGCCAGCGGATCTGGCGGCGGATCGGATGCGCGGTCTGGGGCGGTGCGGGCAACGTGTTTCCGTCGCTCGGCGAATTCGACTGGTCGCAGACGCTCCCCAACTACGGAATCGGCTTCCGGTGGGAGCTCAAAAAAAGAGTTAACGTTCGCCTCGATTACGGATTCGGCAAGAAGACAAGCGGATTCCTGCTGAGCATCAACGAGGCTTTTTAG
- a CDS encoding DoxX family protein, translated as MEKKMTGRIGEYRRMDWAVFYMRLFTGAMMLFHNIGKIQNYNEIIGSYPALLHIEPAAVFVIVTVVEVLLAVLIIMGLWVRPAAFLMAAGILLMFVWGGFGAGEQEFVWLGVYVFLIISGGGFYGFDTAIAAAGRKK; from the coding sequence ATGGAGAAGAAAATGACAGGACGGATCGGAGAATACCGCCGTATGGACTGGGCCGTGTTCTACATGCGGTTGTTCACGGGCGCCATGATGTTGTTTCACAACATCGGCAAAATACAGAACTACAACGAAATAATCGGATCATATCCGGCATTGCTTCACATCGAGCCCGCCGCCGTGTTCGTCATCGTGACGGTCGTCGAAGTGCTGCTGGCCGTGCTTATCATCATGGGGCTGTGGGTGCGTCCTGCGGCATTTCTGATGGCGGCGGGCATTCTCCTGATGTTCGTCTGGGGCGGATTCGGAGCCGGGGAACAGGAGTTCGTATGGCTCGGCGTCTATGTCTTCCTGATCATCTCGGGAGGCGGATTTTACGGATTCGACACCGCCATAGCCGCTGCCGGTAGAAAAAAGTGA
- a CDS encoding low molecular weight protein-tyrosine-phosphatase, which produces MEPKTRILFVCLGNICRSPAADGIMHDLVEKRGFADRFTIDSAGTYGGHRGELPDPRMRSAASRRGYALTHRARQVSEADFDRFDMIVGMDDMNYETLYRMAPSPEAARKIFRMTEFCRRHPDRTYVPDPYYEGHEGFELVLDMLEDGCEGILEYLRNPVRN; this is translated from the coding sequence ATGGAACCGAAAACAAGAATCTTATTCGTCTGTTTGGGCAATATCTGCCGCTCTCCGGCCGCCGACGGCATCATGCACGACCTCGTGGAGAAGCGGGGATTCGCCGACCGTTTCACGATCGACTCGGCGGGCACCTACGGAGGCCACCGGGGCGAACTGCCCGATCCGCGCATGCGGAGCGCGGCTTCACGCCGCGGCTATGCGCTGACGCACCGTGCGCGGCAGGTGAGCGAAGCGGATTTTGACCGCTTCGACATGATCGTCGGGATGGACGACATGAATTACGAAACGCTGTATCGCATGGCGCCCTCCCCCGAGGCCGCCCGCAAGATATTCCGCATGACGGAGTTCTGCCGCCGCCATCCCGACCGCACCTATGTTCCCGACCCCTATTATGAGGGACACGAGGGTTTCGAGCTGGTGCTCGACATGCTGGAGGACGGCTGCGAAGGGATTCTGGAATATCTTAGAAATCCAGTCCGAAACTGA
- a CDS encoding PorV/PorQ family protein: MKRLVTLIAALAVFQTYAQRIEATLPSPDAKAIGMGGLMMTTLSGSHAIYNNSAMAVFSRMPSQISSSYYGQEDIDYYAVSGFCRFDNVNLAQIGWRQYLREHGNNDMAVDLGYSRRMGDNWALGIVARYMHLKRPEISADALAVDLSAAYQLPLENVGSYSTLRAGAKLGNLGGYVHDTDYTLPMDFTVGAALDTFLTDAHEITVGTDLGYYFSPSSVRGFQMSVGAEYNLMQLVQLRTGYHYGERRDYYPSYWTVGAGVRILHLRLDFAYLFAKKHTLLRNTYSISFGLDF; encoded by the coding sequence ATGAAACGACTCGTAACCTTGATCGCGGCCTTGGCCGTATTCCAGACATACGCCCAAAGAATTGAGGCGACGCTCCCCAGTCCCGACGCCAAGGCGATCGGCATGGGCGGCTTGATGATGACCACCCTTTCGGGCTCGCACGCCATCTACAACAACTCGGCGATGGCGGTTTTTTCGCGCATGCCGTCGCAGATTTCGTCGTCCTACTACGGGCAAGAAGATATAGACTATTACGCCGTGTCGGGCTTCTGCCGCTTCGACAACGTCAACCTCGCGCAGATCGGCTGGCGCCAGTATCTCCGCGAACACGGCAACAACGACATGGCCGTCGATCTGGGCTATTCGCGCCGCATGGGCGACAACTGGGCTCTGGGCATCGTGGCGCGTTACATGCACTTGAAACGCCCGGAGATTTCGGCCGACGCCCTGGCCGTGGATCTCAGCGCCGCCTACCAGCTGCCGCTGGAGAACGTCGGCAGCTACTCGACGTTGCGCGCAGGTGCCAAGCTGGGCAATCTGGGCGGATACGTCCACGATACGGACTACACGCTGCCGATGGATTTCACCGTCGGGGCGGCCCTCGACACGTTCCTCACCGATGCGCACGAAATCACCGTCGGCACCGACCTGGGATACTATTTCTCGCCGTCGTCGGTCCGCGGATTCCAAATGTCGGTGGGTGCCGAATACAACCTGATGCAACTGGTCCAACTGCGCACGGGTTACCACTACGGCGAGCGGCGCGACTACTATCCGAGCTACTGGACCGTCGGCGCCGGCGTGCGCATCCTCCACTTGCGGCTGGACTTCGCCTATCTTTTCGCCAAGAAGCACACGCTCCTGCGCAATACGTACAGCATCAGTTTCGGACTGGATTTCTAA
- the fabG gene encoding 3-oxoacyl-[acyl-carrier-protein] reductase, whose amino-acid sequence MKLLDGKVAVVTGAARGIGKAIALEFAKEGADVAFTDLVIDENGKATEAEIAALGVKAKGYASNAANFEETHQVIDQIVKDFGRIDILVNNAGITKDGLMMRMSEAQWDAVLTVNLKSAFNFIHAVTPVMARQKGGSIINMSSVVGVSGNAGQCNYSASKAGMIGLAKSIAKEMGPRGIRANAIAPGFIMTEMTAKLPDEVKEGWYKQIPLRRGGTPEDVAKVALFLASDLSSYVSGQVIHCCGAMNC is encoded by the coding sequence ATGAAATTACTGGATGGAAAAGTGGCCGTTGTGACCGGCGCCGCACGCGGCATCGGCAAGGCCATCGCACTCGAATTCGCCAAAGAGGGTGCCGACGTGGCGTTCACCGACCTCGTGATCGACGAGAACGGCAAAGCCACCGAGGCCGAGATCGCCGCATTGGGCGTAAAGGCCAAAGGATACGCCTCGAACGCCGCGAATTTCGAAGAGACGCATCAGGTCATCGACCAGATCGTGAAGGATTTCGGACGCATCGACATCCTCGTCAACAACGCCGGAATCACGAAAGACGGCCTGATGATGCGCATGTCCGAGGCTCAGTGGGATGCCGTGCTGACCGTGAACCTCAAATCGGCGTTCAACTTCATCCACGCCGTAACGCCCGTCATGGCGCGGCAGAAAGGCGGCTCGATCATCAACATGTCGTCGGTGGTGGGTGTCAGCGGCAACGCCGGACAGTGCAACTACTCGGCGTCGAAGGCCGGCATGATCGGATTGGCTAAATCCATTGCGAAGGAGATGGGCCCGCGAGGTATCCGTGCCAACGCCATCGCCCCCGGCTTCATCATGACCGAAATGACCGCCAAGCTGCCCGACGAGGTGAAAGAGGGCTGGTACAAGCAGATTCCGCTGCGCCGCGGCGGCACGCCCGAGGACGTTGCCAAGGTGGCGTTGTTCCTCGCTTCGGATCTTTCGTCGTATGTCAGCGGTCAGGTCATCCACTGCTGCGGCGCGATGAACTGCTAA
- the glyA gene encoding serine hydroxymethyltransferase, which produces MKRDSQIFDLIAAERSRQMHGIELIASENFVSDQVMEAMGSVLTNKYAEGYPGARYYGGCEVVDKVESLAIERICKLYGAEYANVQPHSGAQANMAVFFACMQPGDTFMGLDLAHGGHLSHGSPVNMSGKYFRAVGYQLDEKTGTIDYDAMERKALECKPKLIVGGASAYSREWDYKRMREIADKVGALLMVDMAHTAGLIAAGLLDNPVKYAHIVTSTTHKTLRGPRGGIILMGKDFENPWGQTTPKGAVKMMSQILNSAVFPGIQGGPLEHVIAAKAVAFGEALEPAYKEYQTQVQKNAAAMAAAFVKRGYKIVSGGTDNHLMLVDLRTKFPELTGKLAEKCLVAADITTNKNMVPFDSRSPFQTSGLRFGTPAITTRGLKEDKMDYIVELIDRVLHDPENEANIAAVRKDVNALMADYPLFAW; this is translated from the coding sequence ATGAAAAGAGATTCCCAGATTTTCGATTTGATTGCCGCCGAGCGCAGCCGCCAGATGCACGGCATCGAGCTGATCGCCTCGGAGAACTTCGTCAGCGACCAGGTGATGGAGGCCATGGGCTCGGTTTTGACCAACAAATACGCCGAAGGCTATCCCGGCGCCCGCTACTACGGAGGCTGCGAGGTCGTGGACAAGGTCGAGTCGCTGGCCATCGAGCGCATCTGCAAGCTCTACGGCGCGGAATACGCCAACGTGCAGCCCCACTCGGGCGCGCAGGCCAACATGGCCGTTTTCTTCGCCTGCATGCAGCCGGGCGACACTTTCATGGGGCTGGACCTCGCACACGGAGGGCACCTCTCGCACGGTTCGCCGGTCAACATGTCGGGCAAATACTTCCGGGCAGTAGGCTACCAGCTCGACGAGAAGACCGGCACGATCGACTACGACGCCATGGAGCGTAAAGCCCTGGAGTGCAAGCCCAAACTGATCGTCGGCGGCGCCTCGGCCTATTCGCGCGAATGGGACTACAAGCGCATGCGCGAGATCGCCGACAAGGTGGGGGCCCTGCTGATGGTGGACATGGCCCACACGGCCGGACTGATCGCCGCCGGGCTGCTGGACAACCCCGTGAAATACGCCCATATCGTCACCTCGACGACCCACAAGACCCTGCGCGGACCCCGCGGCGGCATTATCCTGATGGGCAAGGATTTCGAGAATCCCTGGGGGCAGACCACGCCGAAGGGCGCCGTGAAGATGATGTCGCAGATCCTCAATTCAGCCGTATTCCCGGGCATCCAGGGCGGTCCGCTGGAGCACGTCATCGCCGCCAAGGCCGTGGCTTTCGGCGAGGCGCTGGAGCCTGCCTACAAGGAGTATCAGACTCAGGTGCAGAAGAACGCCGCCGCGATGGCCGCCGCTTTCGTGAAGCGCGGTTACAAGATCGTATCGGGCGGTACGGACAACCACCTGATGCTGGTCGATCTGCGGACGAAATTCCCCGAACTGACGGGCAAGCTGGCCGAGAAATGCCTCGTGGCCGCCGACATCACCACCAACAAGAACATGGTGCCGTTCGACAGCCGCTCGCCGTTCCAGACCTCGGGTCTGCGCTTCGGCACCCCGGCCATTACGACCCGCGGTCTGAAGGAGGACAAGATGGATTACATCGTCGAGCTGATCGACCGCGTGCTGCACGATCCGGAGAACGAGGCGAATATCGCCGCCGTCCGCAAGGATGTGAACGCCCTGATGGCCGACTATCCGCTTTTCGCGTGGTAA
- a CDS encoding DUF2461 domain-containing protein: protein MKEVIDFFRRLHDDNTREWFDAHRAEWTRVKGRFADFTGQLIEGISSFDPTVRGLRPQDCTYRIARDTRFSNDKSPYKTHIGAYIAPKGKKSGFAGYYFHIEPCADSLVGCNLLSAGLYCPEPTVLRSVREEILDNGAEIEAAVGKARGFRLYEGNKLKRIPTGFPADSEYAEMLKLKDFYLERPITEEYLLAPDLLERTVEEFRRTQPFIAILNRAVQYAYDEMM, encoded by the coding sequence ATGAAAGAGGTTATCGACTTCTTCCGCCGCCTGCACGACGACAATACCCGGGAGTGGTTCGACGCCCACCGCGCCGAATGGACCCGGGTGAAAGGGCGGTTCGCGGATTTCACCGGACAGTTGATCGAGGGCATCTCGTCGTTCGATCCTACGGTGCGGGGCCTGCGTCCGCAGGACTGCACCTACCGGATCGCCCGCGACACGCGCTTTTCGAACGACAAGTCGCCCTACAAGACCCATATCGGAGCCTACATCGCCCCGAAGGGCAAGAAATCGGGCTTCGCGGGATACTATTTCCACATCGAGCCCTGCGCCGATTCGCTGGTGGGGTGCAACCTGCTTTCGGCGGGTCTTTACTGCCCCGAACCGACGGTGCTGCGATCGGTGCGGGAGGAGATTCTCGATAACGGTGCGGAGATCGAGGCGGCCGTCGGCAAGGCCCGGGGATTCCGGCTCTACGAAGGCAACAAGCTCAAACGCATACCGACAGGATTTCCCGCCGACAGCGAATACGCCGAGATGTTGAAATTGAAGGATTTTTACCTCGAACGGCCGATCACCGAAGAGTACCTGCTCGCTCCGGACCTGCTGGAGCGCACCGTCGAGGAGTTCCGCCGTACGCAGCCGTTCATCGCCATTCTGAACCGCGCCGTGCAGTACGCCTACGACGAAATGATGTAG
- a CDS encoding alpha/beta hydrolase family protein gives MKRLILLAALWIATTAGAQEIRKETFAYAVRESDTLRLDRYAALTPDSRKRPCLMFLFGGGFMTGTRDNRRFRPFFDYYARKGFVVVSIDYRLGMKRAKAAGLLDEAHFAQALDSTLSMAMEDLYDATAYVCERMSDVDPTRIVTCGSSAGAITVLMGEYGLCNGHPLTRGKFGRDFGYAGVIAFAGAVCDRRDTLRWDRDPAPMMLFHGDADRNVPYGKIGFDGVWLFGSESIAEDLAHRGIPYWFHSVSDTDHSMAWRPMRENRAEIDAFLEKLVFGGQRQAVETRIRPLDTPRKPKDFKIADYIDANYGH, from the coding sequence ATGAAACGGTTGATTTTACTTGCCGCGCTATGGATTGCGACGACGGCCGGCGCACAGGAGATCCGAAAGGAGACTTTCGCCTATGCCGTCCGCGAGTCGGATACGCTGAGGCTGGACCGCTATGCCGCCCTCACGCCCGACAGTCGGAAAAGACCCTGCCTGATGTTTCTCTTCGGCGGCGGTTTTATGACCGGAACGCGGGATAACCGCCGTTTCCGGCCCTTCTTCGACTACTACGCCCGCAAGGGTTTCGTCGTCGTTTCGATCGACTACCGGCTGGGGATGAAGCGGGCGAAAGCGGCCGGCCTGCTCGATGAGGCTCATTTCGCGCAGGCGCTGGATTCGACGCTCTCGATGGCGATGGAGGACCTCTACGACGCTACGGCCTATGTCTGCGAACGCATGTCCGATGTCGATCCCACCCGAATCGTAACGTGCGGATCGAGCGCCGGGGCCATCACGGTCCTGATGGGCGAATACGGACTGTGCAACGGTCATCCGCTGACCCGCGGCAAGTTCGGTCGGGACTTCGGCTACGCCGGGGTCATCGCCTTCGCGGGGGCTGTTTGCGATCGCCGGGATACGCTGCGCTGGGACCGCGATCCTGCACCGATGATGCTTTTCCACGGCGACGCCGACCGCAACGTTCCCTACGGCAAGATCGGCTTTGATGGGGTGTGGCTCTTCGGATCGGAAAGCATCGCCGAAGATCTCGCGCACCGCGGAATTCCGTATTGGTTCCATTCCGTGTCCGACACCGATCATTCGATGGCGTGGCGGCCGATGCGGGAAAACCGTGCGGAGATCGACGCATTCCTCGAAAAACTGGTCTTCGGCGGACAGCGGCAGGCGGTCGAAACCCGCATAAGGCCGCTCGACACTCCCCGGAAGCCGAAAGACTTCAAGATCGCCGACTACATCGACGCCAACTACGGCCACTAA
- the glmS gene encoding glutamine--fructose-6-phosphate transaminase (isomerizing), with translation MCGIVGYVGRRDACPILVKGLHRLEYRGYDSAGIALVNATGALHVFKCKGKVSDLEHFLEGKDLGGTIGIAHTRWATHGVPNDANAHPHYSESEQIALIHNGIIENYRVLKDALVENGYTFRSSTDSEVLVNLIEYVRRTNGCTLFEAVQQALRQVVGAYAIAVVEKGNTDRIIAARQSSPMVVGIGEGEYFLSSDAASIIEYTQDFVYVGDGEIAVIERDKPLKVVTLDNHEGKIDIRKLQLSISQLEKGGYPHFMLKEIYEQPSTLVDCIRGRINPDTCEVKLSGVIDHRDKFLAARRIIFVACGTSWHASLIGEHLIESICRIPVEVEYASEFRYRNPIIREDDIVIAVSQSGETADTLAAVELARKAGAFVFGICNVVGSSIARATDSGAYIHVGPEIGVASTKAFTGQVTVMAMLALAVGREKGTVSDAYYHEVSSALLHLPETLEEVLKVAPQVADLAKIFTYAHNFIYLGRGYNYPTALEGALKLKEISYIHAEGYPAAEMKHGPIALIDAEMPTVAIATPDHTYEKSASNIEEIRARGGKIIAVVARDDQQVRRSADYVIEVPVIAECLMPVVVSVPLQLLAYYIAVYKGRNVDQPRNLAKSVTVE, from the coding sequence ATGTGCGGAATTGTAGGATATGTCGGCCGGCGTGACGCCTGCCCGATTCTGGTGAAGGGTCTGCACCGCCTCGAATACCGGGGTTACGACAGCGCGGGCATCGCGCTGGTCAATGCGACGGGGGCCCTTCACGTTTTCAAATGCAAAGGCAAGGTCTCGGACCTGGAACACTTCCTCGAAGGCAAGGACCTCGGCGGAACCATCGGCATCGCCCACACGCGCTGGGCCACGCACGGGGTTCCGAACGACGCCAACGCCCATCCCCACTACTCCGAATCGGAGCAGATCGCCCTGATACACAACGGCATCATCGAAAACTACCGCGTACTGAAAGACGCGCTCGTCGAGAACGGCTACACGTTCCGCAGCAGCACCGATTCGGAAGTGCTGGTGAATCTGATCGAATACGTCCGCCGGACGAACGGCTGCACGCTGTTCGAAGCCGTGCAGCAGGCGCTCCGTCAGGTGGTCGGGGCCTATGCCATCGCCGTCGTCGAGAAGGGAAACACCGACCGGATCATCGCCGCACGGCAGAGCAGTCCGATGGTCGTGGGCATCGGCGAGGGCGAGTATTTCCTCTCGTCCGACGCCGCGTCGATCATCGAATACACGCAGGATTTCGTCTATGTGGGCGACGGGGAGATCGCCGTGATCGAACGCGACAAACCCCTGAAAGTCGTGACGCTGGACAACCACGAGGGGAAGATCGACATCCGCAAGCTCCAGCTCTCCATCTCGCAGCTCGAAAAGGGCGGCTATCCCCATTTCATGCTCAAGGAGATTTACGAACAGCCCTCGACGCTCGTGGACTGCATCCGCGGGCGCATCAATCCCGACACGTGCGAGGTGAAGCTCTCGGGAGTGATCGACCACCGCGACAAATTCCTCGCCGCCCGGCGCATCATCTTCGTGGCGTGCGGCACCTCGTGGCACGCCTCGCTGATCGGCGAACACCTCATCGAGTCGATCTGCCGCATCCCGGTCGAGGTGGAATACGCCTCGGAGTTCCGCTACCGCAACCCCATCATCCGCGAGGACGACATCGTGATCGCCGTGTCGCAGTCGGGAGAGACGGCCGACACGCTGGCCGCCGTGGAGCTGGCCCGCAAGGCCGGGGCTTTCGTCTTCGGTATCTGCAATGTCGTGGGATCGTCCATCGCCCGGGCGACGGATTCGGGGGCCTATATCCATGTAGGTCCCGAAATCGGCGTCGCCTCGACGAAGGCTTTCACCGGGCAGGTGACCGTGATGGCGATGCTGGCGCTGGCCGTGGGTCGCGAAAAGGGAACTGTTTCGGACGCATATTACCACGAAGTTTCGAGCGCCCTGCTCCACCTGCCCGAAACGTTGGAGGAGGTGTTGAAGGTCGCGCCGCAGGTCGCCGACCTGGCGAAGATATTCACCTACGCCCACAATTTCATCTACCTGGGCCGCGGATACAACTACCCTACGGCTTTGGAGGGCGCCTTGAAACTCAAAGAGATCTCCTACATTCACGCCGAGGGCTACCCCGCCGCCGAGATGAAGCACGGCCCCATCGCGCTGATCGACGCCGAAATGCCTACCGTAGCCATCGCCACGCCGGATCACACTTACGAAAAGAGCGCCTCGAATATCGAGGAGATTCGGGCCCGGGGCGGCAAGATCATCGCCGTCGTCGCCCGTGACGACCAGCAGGTGCGCCGTTCGGCGGATTACGTGATCGAGGTTCCGGTCATCGCCGAATGTCTCATGCCGGTCGTAGTATCGGTGCCGTTGCAATTGCTGGCCTATTACATTGCGGTTTACAAGGGCCGTAACGTCGATCAGCCCCGCAACCTCGCCAAATCGGTGACCGTGGAGTGA
- a CDS encoding inositol monophosphatase family protein: MYDELLEFAVGMAREAGKIQLAYFRGDELAVRTKSNVYDVVTRADKESEELIAGMIAERYPDHAILGEEGGSRGCAESDWRWVVDPLDGTTNYSQGLPVFAVSIALQHKGETVVGVVYAPYLGELFTAVKGGGAHLQYASREPERIRVGEKRTLATSVIATGFPYDKDVNPDNNSDNIARIIPYVRDVRRLGAAAYDISCVAAGLLDGYWELALHEWDICAAELILREAGGVVCELRRDRGISIVAGNAAIVEEIRKYVR; this comes from the coding sequence ATGTACGACGAACTGCTGGAATTTGCCGTGGGGATGGCCCGGGAGGCCGGGAAGATACAGCTCGCCTATTTCCGGGGCGACGAACTCGCCGTGCGGACCAAATCCAACGTCTATGACGTGGTGACGCGCGCTGACAAGGAGAGCGAAGAACTGATCGCCGGGATGATCGCGGAGCGCTATCCCGACCACGCCATTCTGGGCGAGGAGGGTGGCAGCCGCGGCTGTGCGGAGAGCGACTGGCGCTGGGTGGTCGATCCGTTGGACGGTACGACCAATTACAGTCAGGGACTGCCCGTTTTCGCGGTCTCGATCGCCCTGCAACACAAGGGCGAAACGGTCGTGGGCGTAGTCTATGCCCCGTATTTGGGAGAGTTGTTCACCGCCGTAAAGGGCGGCGGAGCGCATCTGCAATACGCTTCGCGGGAGCCCGAACGCATTCGCGTCGGGGAGAAACGGACGCTCGCCACATCGGTGATCGCCACGGGGTTTCCCTACGACAAGGACGTGAATCCGGACAACAACAGCGACAACATCGCCCGGATCATCCCCTACGTGCGGGATGTCCGGCGGCTGGGAGCGGCGGCCTACGACATCAGCTGCGTCGCCGCGGGACTGCTGGACGGCTATTGGGAGCTGGCGCTCCACGAATGGGACATCTGCGCCGCCGAACTGATTCTGCGGGAGGCTGGAGGCGTCGTCTGCGAACTCCGCCGCGACCGCGGCATCTCGATCGTAGCGGGCAATGCCGCAATCGTGGAGGAGATTCGGAAATACGTCAGGTAA
- a CDS encoding dipeptidase, producing the protein MDKAKVYIKENKERFISGLFDLLRIPSISAQSEHKPDMQRCAEFLAAALAKAGADRADVLPTEGNPVVYAEKIVDPKAKTMLVYGHYDVMPVDPRGEWRTEPFEPVIKEGRIWGRGADDDKGQLWMHAKAFEAMCATDTLPCNVKFMLEGEEEIGSPSLYGFCEQNKEMLAADIILVSDTSMISMQTPSITCGLRGLAYMEVEVTGPNKDLHSGLFGGAVANPANVLTRLVASLIDDSGRVTIPGFYDDVRELTPGEREAFNKAPFDMENYKKSLEIGDVEGEAGYTTLERTGVRPSLDVNGIWGGYTGEGTKTVIPAKASAKISMRLVPNQDYRKISELFEKHFNAIAPKSVKVTVKALHGGMPYVSPTDMPAYKAAEKAVEATFGKKPLPFYSGGSIPIISGFESILGIKSILIGFGLAEDAIHSPNESYGLEQFDKGVETIPLFYKYFAES; encoded by the coding sequence ATGGATAAAGCAAAAGTTTATATAAAGGAGAATAAGGAACGGTTTATTAGCGGGTTGTTCGATCTTCTGCGTATTCCGTCGATCAGCGCGCAGAGCGAACACAAACCCGACATGCAGCGTTGCGCGGAGTTCCTCGCCGCGGCGCTTGCCAAGGCCGGCGCCGACCGTGCCGATGTACTGCCCACGGAGGGCAATCCGGTGGTTTATGCCGAAAAGATCGTCGATCCGAAGGCCAAAACGATGCTGGTCTATGGCCACTACGACGTGATGCCCGTGGACCCGCGCGGCGAGTGGCGCACGGAGCCGTTCGAGCCCGTCATCAAGGAGGGCCGCATCTGGGGCCGCGGAGCGGACGACGACAAGGGCCAGTTGTGGATGCACGCCAAGGCTTTCGAGGCGATGTGTGCCACGGACACGCTGCCCTGCAACGTCAAATTCATGCTGGAAGGCGAGGAGGAGATCGGTTCGCCGAGCCTTTACGGCTTCTGCGAGCAGAACAAGGAGATGCTCGCAGCCGATATTATATTGGTGTCGGACACCTCGATGATCTCGATGCAAACGCCCTCTATCACATGCGGTTTGCGCGGGTTGGCTTACATGGAGGTTGAAGTGACGGGGCCGAACAAGGACCTCCACTCGGGGCTCTTCGGCGGTGCTGTGGCCAATCCGGCCAACGTGCTGACGCGGCTGGTGGCCAGTCTGATAGACGATAGCGGCCGTGTGACGATCCCCGGCTTCTACGACGATGTGCGCGAACTGACGCCCGGGGAGCGCGAGGCGTTCAACAAGGCACCGTTCGATATGGAAAACTATAAAAAATCGCTGGAAATCGGCGATGTGGAGGGCGAAGCGGGCTACACGACGCTGGAACGCACGGGTGTGCGTCCGTCGCTCGATGTCAACGGCATCTGGGGCGGCTACACAGGTGAAGGCACCAAGACGGTGATCCCCGCGAAAGCCTCGGCCAAGATTTCGATGCGCCTGGTCCCGAACCAGGACTACCGCAAGATTTCGGAGCTCTTCGAAAAGCATTTCAACGCCATTGCGCCCAAGAGCGTGAAAGTGACGGTGAAGGCGCTTCACGGCGGCATGCCCTACGTCTCCCCGACCGATATGCCGGCCTACAAGGCGGCAGAAAAGGCCGTCGAAGCGACCTTCGGCAAAAAGCCCCTGCCCTTCTATTCGGGCGGTTCGATTCCGATCATCAGCGGGTTCGAGTCGATTCTGGGCATCAAGTCGATCCTGATCGGATTCGGGCTGGCCGAGGACGCCATCCACTCGCCGAACGAGAGTTACGGACTCGAACAGTTTGACAAGGGCGTGGAGACCATTCCGCTGTTTTACAAGTATTTCGCCGAAAGCTGA